Proteins co-encoded in one Marmota flaviventris isolate mMarFla1 chromosome 9, mMarFla1.hap1, whole genome shotgun sequence genomic window:
- the Sln gene encoding sarcolipin, whose translation MELSTRELFLNFTIVLITVLLMWLLVRSYQY comes from the coding sequence ATGGAGCTATCCACCCGGGAGCTGTTTCTCAACTTCACCATTGTCCTGATTACAGTCCTCCTCATGTGGCTCCTTGTGAGGTCCTATCAATACTGA